The genomic window AGTTTAGAGGCTATAAACATAAGAAAGTAGATGAGAAACTGTACCTACTCTAAAAATTCAGCATCACAGCTGTGATcaactatttttttccccttgtgaAAAATTATGCTTTTTCGTTTGCAGAGCACTAGACTGTAATTGACCGAGGGCATCTTAAGGCACCCGCCTACCTCagcacacggtgtgcagagctttagaaAAAACCCTGCAATTTGATACCTGCTCAAGTTatccgaaaagcatttaagaatacacttGGGTGGAAGAGTTGTTCCGTTTCTATGTTTAGTTTTAAACTGTTCTTTTTTCAGAagattgaaaatggctaaaacacttgttttcagaataatttgaaagcaatcgAGAGActtacttgcattacacctgccATAACGTATAACGTTACTGTCACTGCTCAAAATCAAAAAATGCCCAGTGTAAGACTTTGcactagttcagagccttgcacttaaagGCAATCTGAACTAGAAACACCAGCAAGCAACTCACTTATCCTGCCTCACTAAAACAAATACTCTTCCGAATAGGCGGGCCCCTCAAGTAGAAGCCAGTGACTAATAGCTAATTACAGTTCACTTGGTCTTAGTACTGTACAGAGaagcaataaaacattttttgactaCTTGCAATTAAGTTTTAAagatataacaaaataagtatttttgaaTTGTTTGCAGTTCTAGCACTATGGAGCttctattcaattttttttctattgtaaaGTCTAAAATCATCCaactaaaatttacaaaaaaaattatttctattttgtattttattttatacatacttATTTAGAGTAGATTTATATTGGTGTTAAGAAACCTCAACTTCTTTGTTAGTGCTTCTAATCATCATTTTTTgctgttaaactttttttttgtttaaatatattgtagCATCAACAGTGCAGCTACAATGTCGTTTGAGAAAGTGTGCATTTCTTAAACAGTCATGATTGATGGTTTATATAGTTGTTATTACTTTTTAGTAAGAGTGCATCAAAATgtaagtaaaattaatttctttaaaatagtttttaatatcaTTTAATCATTCTTTTCCAAGATTTCTGCCAATAGAGAACATTACTAAACTAATTGctcttgtttataattttaacaaatcATTTTCTTAAGTTGGTGTAGGTTATTCATTAGTAACCatacatttattaataaaatctgGGCTTTCGATTTGATCATTTATGTAACCACTTGCCAAACATCAAATAAACCTTTGTCATGAGTTTGTTGTAAAAGCTTAGATagatttttagaaaattaattaggGGGTGttcattatgaatttttttttctgagaattTTTGCATACCAGAAAATTTGTCTGCCATAAGAAAGTTAGTAAGATATTGTTAAGGTGCTTCTTGTTACAGTCCATTAATGCGTTATATTGTGCATCGTTACGACAAAGCCGAgtcatgcaggggcgcaacaactaaatttcctgagggggggggggggggcaatgtacctttttataaagaaacaatgatccccccctattgaagcggagggggggggggggtccgggaaaatatgtatttcaaggtggaaaatggtgctatttaagcagttttattatctaaaaattgattacacagcactttctttgcccccgtttgcccccacttcaaggtttcagagggggggggggggggcaaaatacccttgcaccccctctgttgttgcgcccctggagtCATGGTCCCTCGCGTGTGGGAGAAGTTGCACTACACTCTGCTTTCTCGTATCTCGCCAGGTTGGTAGTCGTCCGCGGCGACCGGTTCGCTGTCCGCGGGCGGGACGGGGTCGGGGTCGTGCTCCAGCTCGGCGCTCCCGAAGGACTGCAGCTGGCGCAGTATCTCCGAGTAGGAGGGCGGCAGGTCGGCCGGGCTCTCCCCGCCGAAGATGGAGTCGTAGGTGGGCGGCGGGAAGAAGCCCTCGCGCACGGGCGACACGCAGCCGTCCTTGCTGGTGGTCTCCGAGTCCACCTCCAGGATGCTGGGCACGCTGCCCGTCGTGACGGAGGACGCGGGCGGCGGCGGCGCCGGCACCGCCCGctgctgcgcgcgcaccacgttCTCCCCCAGCTCGATGAGGTCGAGGCCGTGCGTGTCGGCCTGAAGCTGCGCGAACACCGAGCCGTCCACCACGAGCATGCGGCCGTACGGCAGCAGGATGATGGTGGGCGTGGACACCACGCCGCGGTCCACGCTCAGCCCGATGTCTGACGGCGAGGCCTCCAGGTCGCCGgccccgccgccgcccccgcggcagcagcagcagcgccgGCGGCAGAAGGCGCGGCAGCACGGCGCGCCCCAGCAGCAGTAGCCCACGATGAAGAACAGCACGGCCATCATGACGAGCAGCGCGGCCATGCCCTGGCCCTGCTGCGCCTGCACGGCGTTGCCGGCGGACGTCGCCTTGCCTTCAACACAGCGCGAGACCCCGAAATCTAtcgttcccaccaacaaaaggaaataaaattGAAACCTAACAGCTGGCAAACCCTCCTCTCCCCCGTCACCCCCACACACCTTTTTATCCTCCTTTTCGGAAGTGTAATTCTGAGTATGCTTCTGGTGTTGGGCCTTATATTATGGAGAAGTACCTTACCGGAGGACCTGGTAGGTATGGAATGACCCCACGAGAAAAGGAGTGGAGGAAAatttgaaatgtaaactgtgctgttacatgacaATTCCACGCACAGAAAgtgaattgttattattttaataccattttattatttttattgttatttgtttatttttcccgTGTTAAATTCTCCGTATTTGGATTTGGACGTATCTATGTGTGCTACACTCTATGACGTAGCCCGAGCTGACTCTGAGCAACTATTGGCAAGACCCCTCTAAGACACAATTGACATTAACGGCAAAAGAAATTTATTCCACGTATTTTATATAATAGTATATTCattcttgaaaattttaaatttgtgacattTTGATATTTTCAGACGTTTTGTTGGAAGTCGGTATTTGTTTTGAAGTGTGAATTTCCGTTAACGGTGTTTTTGCTTCGGGCAATGGAAGGCTGAGTTACAAAAGTTAACAGTTTTAGAACGGGATTGTTAAGAAAAAGTTATATAATTGTGGCGGCGTTGTTGAAATCGCCCGGGTTTTAATCCCGTATAATATATATCTGGCAATCCTCGAAGCTAAATTAGATCACGTGTAAGGATGTTTAAAACGTCgtataattaaatatatgtaattaatacaGGGCACATCAGCACAGAtgtgtaattaggagtgaatCATGACGTGAGTAATAACTGACTCATGTTCTCCGTAGTAAAAGATCGTTTCGTGAACCAAATGTCATAATATCCTGTTTACGAATAAAAACACTGATTATTTTAAGAACTAAGTAAAACCATCCAAAGACAAAcattataattcaaaataatattctaTATACACGTCACAGTTCCTACCCAGAGGTAAAATGAGAGTTGAATCTCATATTGTTCTACCTACGCAACATACTGAACTAAGCCGAGGTACCTTTTTCCTaaattaaacaataataataataataaactatatGTTATCTATTTTCTTCTATCTAAGAGTGAGAACAACGGACATAATAAACTGAACTAATGAACTTTTGTTGGAAACTCATGTGTGCAACGTATTTCCTGTTTGTTGTAAAGACATAATTATATACCACTTGCCAAACCATAAAttcaaatatacatttattttattaaagactATCTATTAatcgtatattattttattattatttaatattgtgtatGTTCAGAAATCCTAATTCTCCTTGTTTTTCACTCTACCTGAACATTGGatctgaaatattattttctcttatGTATTTTGTTTCACTTGTTTTTCTTTGACAACAACGTAAATATATATGTAGGAGTGGCGCCCAGAATAAACAGCCAATTTAATAAGTACAAAAACATAGCTGTATTGTCACCTCAACTGCTTAGCTATAGAGCTATACACATACATAGAGCTATATACATATATTCCATATTATATTCAGAAATATTTCCTGAGTTGAGTAGAAGTACAGGAGTAGTAAAATCACTACAGAAAACTGTCTCCATCAACTGTGGGGCACCTAAGGAGTGTATAGGCGTAACACTACATAATTGAAGTGTCGCCACAAAGTGGGGTCCTGGAAACGATACAAAACTACTTAAAGCCAATCTGGAACTTAAATCCGGCGATGGTTTCgctaatttatttcaaaacattttttccatACTGAAGGTTGGGTCGGTAATAAAGGGCCGGCGTGGGGCCCTGGGTGGTTGTCCGGCCCTGGAGCCGCTCCTACCCTGAAGAAGACCCGTAGACTTGCTGCGACGTGGCTAAGTTTCCATCTCGCGAGGAATTCGCGTGTGACGCCGCCGGGCGTGgactctatccccccccccccctcccgctgcTTCTTTACCCCATCCCACTCGAGGGTCCTTGCAAGAGGTAATACAGGCCGAGTGAACTGTCAAAACCGTGTCCAAGAACCGACCACAATTTAACTTTTCTTTTTTGTCACCAGCTAGATGCCATTTTATCTCGGAATGCTGCTTTTCGTAGCGAAACGAAAGCTTTCCACTTTGACTTTGTTACGATCTTGTAGTGCTTAAGCTCTGGAGGGGCGCGATACAAGCCTGAAGCAGAAAGACATCAGGTAtctcatagactgcgacatttaATTACGGAACTCCTTCCTACACCTACGCACAGTTACGGAACTCGATCCATACTCGTTTCTAATgattaaacagtaaaaaaaaaaaaaaaaaaaaaatgcttggctTTGAACTCTACGAGTATTTTCCACTTTATATCctcacaaaagttttttttttcgggttattttttattttaaaatatattattcgaCACGCATTTACCTAaccaaaaattaatacttttcagGAACtactttaatatatataattttatatacatattaatataaaCGTTTAAACAGATGTGATATTGCGTAGACTACAACGTATGGATATAGATATTGTGCCCAAGCTGCacattctattatttttttttaagtccattATTGAACTGCTTATTTGTCAATAGAACTTTCAAGAGTATTGTTTTGTGACTGACAGCTAGCACATTGTTAaggttataaatataattttgtagttcTTTGGTTTCAATGCAGggaatttttaatatattctgTGTAATTACTACTTTAATCAATCATTTCTCCTaagaataaatgtttttaacaagCACACGTTTTAATGATTACATCTGATTTTTGGGAGCTCTGTTGTCAAGTCGTAAGAAAAAGTGATTCATTTGTGCAGAAAACAAGTTAAAAACACACgtcttagaactgccataacttataACCACATAACTTAAAAACGTTACAAATTAGAACTCATCATAACTTTAAACACGTAACTTGGATAATCACAACTGAGAAACATCGTAGCCTAAAATCATAACTTGGAACTATCGAACCTATTGATTACATATGTATATTCCTTAATTCGGTCATTTCATTTGATACATTTATCTGGGGAAATATTACGCAGTTCTTTAAAAATCGGAAAAGAGATTTTTGAAAAACTTtattcaaaatatgttttactcTGTGATGTATAGCCTAGATAAATATTTAATGGTTACATCTGAATTCGATTTTAAAGAATGAGTaaaaatcaagattttttttCAGGCTCATTAACATTAATCCACTCACATTTCCGATCAGGGATGCCGAAACTCCAACTTGGTAAATTAAGTCATATAATTGACTATGTGAACCTATGACCTTTTCCACACGGACGTGAATGCAACAGCGACCGCCACCAAGGGCTATCAAAAGTGGCGTGCGACAGTTATCAAGAAAGCTATCGGAATCTTTCAAATAACAACTTTATTAATTTCCCTTCAGTGCTATTGCCGTGGCCGAACGCACTATTTTAACAGATTGACGTGAGGCACAAAGCTGCAATTCCACACAAATACAAATCCTTCCATTCAATTAGGGTAATTTATTTGTTTGCCAGATAACCAAGCTACCCAACCATTTACCGGTTTTCATAGGTAAATGGaagaatattcagctgtcaaactAAAAACGTTGAAAAAGTTACCTATCGGAAAAGCACAGGGTTCGTAGGATAATCTTTTGTTTTAACACAATTATTTGCGATCATTGGCAGTGAGTCGTTTCTGCTTTAGTACCTCAAACATATTTGATGTTTTGTTTCATGTCTGAAATTTCTTCTGAAAACGCAATGTAGCTCATTTCACTCACGTAAAAATGcggtttaaaaacgaaatacggaaacagaaccgtCTATCCACTCtcaggactttttttttaattcatgtagTAAAccgacaccactcggatatctaaaagatttcaaatcgcgtggtttcttcttaAACTGTGCAAGTTTTGGTTCTAAAACGAACACCACATTCGACGTTTGAATATCTAGCCGACAGCATAAATGCCATGCTTAAATCGGCTGTTAATGGATAATTTTATGCATAGTGAAGATACACTCAACATCGAGTGGTCAAAACACTCACCTCCCACCAAAGCAATTTGAAGGTTCAATTCCCGGCAAGGCTGGATTTCTGAGTTTTATCGGGGTACTCCCGGCTAGCCTGCCTACGTATGCCTGTACAGCATGGGCAAGAAGTGCAATCCCCATTCGTAAGATTGACTGAACACGAGAGAcgcataaaaactttttttttaagaaaaatttgttTGCTATTGTTTTCATACCCCTGGAAatgataaaaggaaaatattaTGGTTAAATAGGAAAAAAAGTAAACGCAAAAATTTGTCCATGTACCAAATTATATAACATTGGTTTATCTTCTACTCTCTTTAACACTCGCAATGAGAAATAGAAATTTTTTGGCGTCCGAAAAGGAATTCAGAAAGGCAATAAAGTAACAACTTGCTTAGCAAttgaaatagaaaattaaaacttttattttttttctgtgtatagtTTTTGCAATGGAGGGCtgctttaaaacttttttttaatgcgcCTTTGCTAGTTATACAGCATTGACACCAGGTGATACTCATCTTTTGTGTCCGTTATTGGGGTTTACGTATGACAACCAGTGTAACCAGTAATGGcatgtgtcaaaaaaaaaaccactttgaATCATATTTATGTAGGCTTATCTGTCAATATCTAATAAACTATCTGCTTTTGGGGGTTAAGCCGCATCGAAAACAAAGATTGCTTATAATGTAATATGTTGTGCTGAGATtcaaaataaattcttttttttttcacttcataaTACAATATGGCTATCATTCTGTcatgataattttaaaacttacCATGCTGATTGTTCTGCCTGAGAGCATCCATATCAGCAGCCCGTCAGTTGTCTGTGCAGAATATTTGCCTGCTGAAGAGTATTCTTCAACTGTAAAAACAAGACGTACGAATAGAATAATATTAACAAACGATGACACAAAATTTGCAAGATTCAACAGTCAACTTTACCTAAGACTTTGACTTTGAGACACTTCGGAtataataggtaaaaaaaaaaaaaaaaaaaaaaagtcgctaATCTCAACTATAGGTATACTGTTCAACACAACATGATTCTGTCGTTCACGTACTGTAAAAACTATTTTctagtggtttatttttattagtttttactaACGTAATCAAGGTGATATTTGGTTACACATgcttaagaaacatattttagtaatatatttttacaaataggTAGTCAGTGGTGAAGATTAATTACCAACACACTGACACTCTACGAGACCTTAAACTGCTGTagctttaaaattaattaccggCTTAAAGAAAAAAAGTTGCTAGAACTATTATTTATCCTCCCTAAAAGCTATACACAGGAGATTTTGAaacaattgttaatttttttttaacaatgtttcaTGTAAAACCTTTCTCAACGAATTCGTTCGAAATTCCGTGTTAGAAATTTAACGACGTTTTCttggtaaaaattaaatgtggtgAGAGTAATGGTATACATCCCATTACATCATATACTTCTAGCCATTGTACCTATCGTTGGCGGGCTAGTTATTACCTTACCTTACCAATAATACCCTTATTTCACCAAATTACCGGTAATAATTCGAAAAATGAAGAAGACACCCTATGTAACTCTTTGTGAACATATGTAATTAATGGTGATTTTCTGTGTGTATACACATAAACACACTAACATACATACACAGTAGCGACCCTAAGCTTTGGGAGGCCCTGGGCAGTTTTATTTTTTCGGGTCCTGATATTATGGAAAGAGACCATACTACTGGGGAATCTAAGGTGTACGGAATCGcctccaatttaaaaaaaaaacggggtTTGGGAACTATCATCCTAAAtatttgaaagaaagaaaattgGTCTTTAAACAACACTTTAAACCTTTCAGtctattcgtccactgaagtgaACAATTTATATCTCAATGATATAGAAtttatcaaaccttgaatgtgtgcGTTAAGGTGTACTTACCacattctagtggacatcatGCTTTATGgctaagaaataaatttattttactttagtaagtacaaaataattaaacattaatattataattttagcaTAAGATTACCACTCaagaaaatttttggaaaaattgttaagttacaattttaaaaaactatatttatataCTAACGGAATTTTGATCTTTAACGACCCCCCACGAATTTTTGGAGAAATTATTGTTGAGAAACgtgatatttcaaatttttaacgtCTCCACAACTCCCATTGGGAGCTGATTTTTTTCGAAAAACCACGCTGTCAGTTACTGTCTATGTCGATGCATTTCATTGTAACGGTCTTTTAAATCCTGagttttgataataaaaaaaaacctccgtTAAATGAATACTTAGCTTTAAATGCGCTAGGACTGGCTAACAAGCTGATTTTATCCAAACGCTCACAATATaagtaatataaggaacatccctGCCGCGTTTCGAGTCAGTAGGACAGACAAGTACtcgaaaaacgggaaatttgatCTTAAACGTCCCCCGCAACCCCGCTCGGAAGCTTATTTTCGTAAAATCAGTTATTCGCTGATGCCTatgtagtaaaattaatttaagcgcattatttcaagtctgtaggtcttgCAGATCCGGAGAgattcgtgatgagtgagtcagtgagtcatCCCGAATCGAGAAGTATGGATCCGGGTTTAACCTCCGGGTTCTTCCGGATATAGAGTTAAACTTTATACCGTTTCGCCAAATAGCTTTGTTCTACCGGTCTACAAATTTAACCCTATCAGACACACACTGTCAAATCCttacagataatttattttaccaaaaCTATTTTTGTATAGTAAAAAGTTCAAACtctacttataataatattaataaatatttattacgttATAATATATcaaatgatataaataaaatgtattttaaagataCTGACTAGAATGCACACCATGATCCACACATTCAGTTTGATGGACCTCATTGTCCACCTCAGTGGACGAACAGACAGGAAAGGATAACAGGCAACTGACCTATTAAGGGGAGGGGGAATCATTAAGTGCAAGGCGAgggaattaataaaaataaaagaataaaacatTGCATCCATATTAGGTATTCAATGACCAACTCCAACAGTAACTTTTGCCTTACTCCTTAACCGAAGATCTCGCAGTAGCCAAGCACTCCTCATAGGGACAGACAAGAAAGTCCAGAATCTTTGACGGGACAAACGACTACGGACTCGCAGATAACTAGATAACTGTCACGTTCATTTTACTCTATTGTTGAGAGCTAGATGAGAGCTAAAGATGTTGGCAGCGAGCAACACTGGCAACAATCTGTAGAATTTCTGggcggattggggggggggggggggtataacgTTTATAATTTCCAATTCACAGTTAAGATTTCGAAAGCACAAGCGGCCcctctctccccttcccccccccccccggccctccGGGATCTACGCCTATGGCGCGTAGCCCACTTATGTTGGTAACAATGAATTTCAAGTGAGAACCAAGTTAATATTAACTGAAAACTGATAAACTTTAAACGCTTATGAatacgttactttttttttttacttctttcttTCAATATGCATTTATAGTACGTTTTCCAAGCACctgcagtaatttaaaatacactaCATATTCGACACTTATgctataatttaaaatacttctTATTCATGTGCAGTAAACTAAGGTAAGTTATATACATCTTACAGTTCCacgataattataaataataaatacagc from Bacillus rossius redtenbacheri isolate Brsri chromosome 1, Brsri_v3, whole genome shotgun sequence includes these protein-coding regions:
- the LOC134533047 gene encoding uncharacterized protein LOC134533047, yielding MDALRQNNQHGKATSAGNAVQAQQGQGMAALLVMMAVLFFIVGYCCWGAPCCRAFCRRRCCCCRGGGGGAGDLEASPSDIGLSVDRGVVSTPTIILLPYGRMLVVDGSVFAQLQADTHGLDLIELGENVVRAQQRAVPAPPPPASSVTTGSVPSILEVDSETTSKDGCVSPVREGFFPPPTYDSIFGGESPADLPPSYSEILRQLQSFGSAELEHDPDPVPPADSEPVAADDYQPGEIRESRV